One part of the Macrobrachium rosenbergii isolate ZJJX-2024 chromosome 3, ASM4041242v1, whole genome shotgun sequence genome encodes these proteins:
- the LOC136825981 gene encoding transcription factor Adf-1-like gives MHLHPPNATTFHLLLRPPVNAWLLEVTVRRGALKAASLAPPYPKLPAPLLEIIMSISEEDLLVEIKKHEVLYNRAHAHYKKNRVREAAWEEIAETLQYDCEKCKKRWRTLRDTFIKSRRHERLLQWSKTGKRNKPWHLHEHMQFLVPFLEADRHEEDFETIQGPKDSGDDDCDGEEDEDHIKTSVSPSSPLSTSSARSNGEDPPNIFIPSIEMSCSNKRLVDLPATSTRKKSKVNTTETSTVPGFGRNQDLLSTPHDPDVLFMLSQVDSLKKLSPRNNRLAKLKIQQLLYDLEFGEENFSDVTLRSISQDIKFNGPR, from the exons ATGCATCTCCATCCCCCAAATGCCACCaccttccacctcctccttcgACCTCCAGTAAACGCGTGGCTTTTGGAAGTGACGGTACGTCGCGGGGCCTTGAAGGCGGCGTCTCTCGCCCCTCCTTATCCGAAGCTTCCCGCTCCCCTGCTTGAAATTATCATGTCGATTTCGGAGGAAGATCTCCTCGTTGAAATTAAGAAACACGAAGTGCTTTACAACAGAGCTCACGCTCACTACAAGAAGAACAGAGTGCGTGAAGCTGCATGGGAGGAAATAGCTGAAACCTTGCAGTATGACT gtgaaaaatgcaaaaaaagatggCGTACATTGAGAGACACATTCATAAAATCCAGACGACATGAAAGACTGTTGCAGTGGTCCAAGACAGGAAAGAGGAACAAGCCCTGGCATCTTCACGAACACATGCAGTTTCTGGTGCCATTCCTGGAGGCGGACAG GCACGAGGAAGACTTTGAAACCATCCAAGGCCCAAAGGACAGTGGGGACGATGACTGCGATGGGGAAGAGGATGAGGAtcacattaaaacctctgtaagTCCTTCGTCCCCACTATCTACTTCGTCCGCGAGGAGCAATGGAGAAGATCCACCTAATATCTTCATCCCGTCAATCGAAATGTCTTGCAGCAACAAGCGATTAGTTGATTTACCAGCTACAAGCACCAGAAAGAAATCCAAGGTCAACACCACAGAGACATCGACAGTGCCAGGATTTGGAAGAAATCAAGATTTACTTAGCACACCACACGATCCTGACGTACTGTTTATGCTTAGCCAAGTGGATAGTCTAAAGAAACTGTCACCAAGGAATAACAGACTGGCAAAACTCAAAATCCAACAGTTACTGTACGATTTAGAGTTTGGGGAGGAAAATTTCAGCGACGTGACTCTAAGGTCCATTTCACAGGATATTAAATTCAATGGGCCTAGATAA